The sequence ATCGATTTTGTGAGCGATTCTTAAGGGGGGTAGGGTctgaacgatgaaaaaaatcatcatttttgcgaattttttccataattatcgttcaacaaaataagatcaaatgttttgtatgataaaaagcatcattcgaacaacattttgtaatattttcgtggaaaaatattgagaaataagtcggtgagaggtatttttgagaacgcttcttaataatcatgatttacgatgtccattgtatctcagcgcaaactaattagaagtgaacaaatgaacgcagcctAATTAGAGTACatgttttctagaccccaacgtttctgtttttttttaatttttggtggttgttcaaagtgaaaattacgattttcacgaaaaaatccaccattttgtagctgttaaacctctccaaagtaacaaacaacggaaaggaaaacgttggggtctggttttttatatgtagaaagtgtgtacaaaattaaaaaaaatatggtggagtagtttttgaatgacgatggacacgactgctttcgaggaaaacgcgtttaaaggtttttgtctataaaatcaatggaaacaattaattacttcagggagcccgtagggtctaacattttcaaaaaatcatagtttttattttataatttattataacgaaacatttcaagaatgttttgtcaatcgaagtagaaatcttgggcctatgcgccgagctcttgcttcttcctaTAATGAGATAGTCATAGATAAAGAtcaataacttccagagtttcgttccaataggcttgaaaattttacagaaaatttttcaaatgttttactataagaaaatataaagataaatgatttttcaaaagtgttagaccctacccgccccttaagggtGGAAAAATCGTTTattctttctttgttttttcttATAGAAAAACATTTCTAGAATAGTTTGTCAAATttccaagcctatcggaacaaaactctggaagttatgggtctttatctttgcttatatcATACTGCAAAGAGGCGAGAGCTCGGCGCACCCTCAAGGTTTTGAAGTTTCCGTGTCCATCTTCTGTAAGGAACTACTTCACCAATTTGTTTCATATTTTGCACACTTTTTCTACATTTAAAATATctaaccccaacgttttccttttccttttttttactttggttgaggttttatagctacaaaacgacggatttttttgtgaaaatcgtagttttcactttaaacaaccataaaaaataataaaaaaatcactcCTTCACAGGCTTATTTCTTaacatttttccacgaaaaagatacaaaatgttgttcgaatggtgCTCTGtaatatgcaaaacatttgaattatgCAATACattcgaatttattttgttgaacgatagctaaaaaaaattacaaaaaatagttttttttttcatctgttAGACTCTATAACCCCCTCCCACCCctcaaaatcaaatgaaaaagaaaaattctttattgtatcttgatatTGATAGAACTTTCTTCGTATTGATGTTTCGTTCCCAAGAATATTTGATTCCCGTTAGAAACTTTGAAAAACTGTCTCTAGTAGGTTAGTTagtaaatattttgtttttaaatttacaattcaCTTCAAATCAACAATATTCAATTCTCTGTTCTGGATCAAAATTAGAAGAGCTTTTGAAATGGTTGCGAACCCGCTTGCAAAGTGCCAGTACATTTTCGCAATGCCGGTTGCCTACTGTTGGGGCGCAtttcttttggttcttagattagggtatttttgctgtgttttTGATAAATATGGCGTATTTATTATTGTTACAAAATAAGCTCGCTATTTATTTTTAACTAAAAATGCGTTACGAGCTATGTAAACAGTGTCATGTTTGGTAGAaaacaaatcatttttaacaagaAATGCTCTTAGCAATCGTAACGTATGAGATAATATTAGCTATTTTGTTTAATAACACTCCCATTGAATTTAATCATTTGGTAGTTaaacgattcaatgttttcctcCCTCAAAGCCGCATAAATAAATGTTATCCTCGTACTCGTAAGTAGATTTATTAATGAAATATCGTTCACATCCATACATTCACATACAAAATCGCTTTAGTATCGAAGCCGTAGAACAACTTTCTGATCGTGGAAGACTTATTGTAAGAATTCTACCCGGGAAGAACTAAACAGTATTTCGTATTCGTACACTATTAGGCCTATCCATATCTTCGTTTGGGATGTATTCCACTACCTACTTTGTGACAGAAAGGCTTCATCGTCGAGTTCCAGCGCCCTTCGTGGCAACCGAACACGGATGCCGCTCGAAGATGGGCTGGGATATCGTAATGGTCATTGCACCGGATTCGACACATTGTCCCATTGGGGACGTACAGGTCATTCGAGGTTTCGGTACTAGGTTTCAATTCGCACGCAAATCGTCCATTGTTCGGTGGAATCAGATAGGTGCAGTCCGATCTAGAGGCAGTGTCACTGTCGTATGCGTAATCATCCGATACATCTGCGGTAATAATAATTAAAGTTAGTTGGTACAAGTTGCAATACGATTTAAAGATGAACCTACCATTGTAGACGCAATACGGTTCGTCACCTTCCCAGGTTTGATCCTCGGTGCACTCCACATACGCGTTCTGTTTGCTCAAAAAGCCATCGTTTCGACAGTGGAAGGTACATTTGGATCCCCATATGTGCCCTAAGTCGCAAGCCATTTTCAGGTCCTTATTTTTCGGATGATACCGTCCGCATTGTTTGACAATGACCTTGTAGCGCAGCTCGCACGTCAGTATCGACTTCCCAGTGCGTTTGTTGATAACCTTGGCCAGAAAGGAAAACGGTCCAGCACCGTTCGAGTGTGGCAGGATGAAGTTGAACTTGGTTCCGAACAGCGTTTCCAGTTCGTACAGGTCACGCGAGATCGGTTGATTGCGACATGTTGTCAGCATCGGTGGTTCGATCAGCACACCGTCCAGGCCTTTGCGTGCTATCGCCGTTTTCTCAGCGGGACACTTGATGCATAGTCCGTTGACAACGGTTGATTTAACGCTAGAGTCGTGCGACCGGCGATTAGCTGACCAACTGTCCGTGTGGCGTTGACGTTGGTTACGGTTCCTGTTGTGCAACGGGGGTTTCTGGCGGTACACCTGCATGCAAACGGTTGTGGTTATGGTGTTCAACGATAAAACAGGTTCATACTTGCCGTAGTGTCCAGCTTGGCCGTGTACGCCAAAGTTCTGTTCTGGTCCGGCTCGAGGAACGCGCGTCCCCCCTTCGGTAGCGATATTGACCCACTCTGAATGTGTTCGTACATGTACTGGGTTTTACTTGATCCGTACCTACAAGTGAAAACATATTCGTTCATTCTTTAATGGAACTTTAGCAAGGTGACAACAAGCTTTGCACGTTGATTAATAGCTGCTGTTTGACAGCCAATGAGTGTCGATCCGTGGAATAAATCGATTAGAAGATAAGATCTATTCCTTCTCCTAATTAGTTGTTCACTCGACAGTTCGCGTTACTGAGAGCTGATCGCATAGATTCGTTGTTCGTTGACGACACCTTTGAATGAGCGTGCGCGCGTTACAACTAACCAGAGTCCTAGAGTTTAGCTTACCGATCGACTGCTTTGGTGCCGCCTATCGGGACGAGATCGTTGCCGGTGCGACCGGTGGCGCCAGCGTTGTTGTAGTGGCGGCTACTACGACTTGCCCGACCATGATTTATACCGTGCTGGAGGTTCCTGTGTAGAAGAAACGGACAAGACATGAAACCGGAATTATTACTACTGTGATTAATAGTGTGTTCCTAGAGGTATATCTCCTATGCAGATGCTAATTGTCGAGGTAATGATAGATCGGTGTGTATAATTGTTTTGTCGTTTGTGGGCCACCTTAATTTAATTGATCAATTTTTTATTCCTGAGCTTTCAGCCAAACATACATACTATCTAATGCATGTCAGTAGTGAGAATTGCAACATAAATCCAACCTAACAAGTGTAGGACAGTGTATTTTCATCATGAGTACTAGTAACGAAATAAGATTTATTTGAAATGGTTAACTAATATCCCACTAATTTTCTAACAGAAAACTGTTCGAAGCATACAAATGATAATTGTAATTATCATGGCATACTAGTTCAGCCCATAAGGAATTTTACTACTTAGTGATTtttcaaacacatttttcaaaatttcttaaACACATTATAAGACACGTACGTTTAAAATCTGTACTGAAATCATTTGAATCCATGTATTTAATTCCAATTCGTTTGCTACTCAAACAGTTCTAATGTAAGTAAAAGTGAttaattcacctagcagtgagatgataccttttttatcaatccgcatgtgttttttgcatggatattcttcggtattttagttctcatgacactattttaattatcgtcgtttaaacggtgacaatcgattgaacatttcatgagatgtcgaagtaagttccactttagagtttttcgtcattatttaggGTACTTCcaaagccggtattcaggaactagtatAACCCAAatagattcgtatggccataaattaatccgccaaacaatttacatcttctatatctgtatgaattttaaaaacccaTCTTTCTGTCattccagaattggataaaattaacaataagtcctttaatttgaatttttgttgaagactgtgcacggtttggccttaatttatgtgaaatgaacatttttatactcatcaccttgaatctcctaaaccggaagtcgaatctgactaaaaagtaagaagttttataggattttaagacctctcatttgaatcatagatggtttttacatttcatttgaatcttggatcgattcagccatctacgagaaaaatgagttgcattattttaatttcgtttcacatatcatcctgtagttccggaaccagacgtcggatccaaacgtaattcaggaaccttgtttgggagtatactacttttcatatgaatctgagtttgtaggaaacggctcagccatctccgagaaaattgagtgaaattatttgtcacacacgcattcgctgatctcgacgaactgagtcgaatggtatatgggagtaatgttcttccagcatttattactgtaagtagtttaaatcaaaataattatatatatacAATAACAGTTTTCAATATGTGTTAGAAATTTAACTGACATTTTTAAAAAGTAATTACCAAGAAACAATTGGTTTTTAGAAGCACTGCGATTGTCTCAGGAAACACCTAAGACATCTCGTGCGTTCGAATTTACATATGATGATAAGCCATGCATGCAAAATTGTACGCAATGGTGATTAGGGAAGACGTGGCGATTAGTGCGCCCCTAAGGTTTTTGTagtattacaaataaaatattactttttcAAGATCGCAAACACGTCTACAGAAACTTGAAATCTTGCTTTATAATATCCTCAAATGAACGATTATAATTAGGATGTTGCTTACGAGCACGAAAGCcaaaaaatgatcgtgttttgtTCCTAATAGTGCGCAAGGGTAAGGTAATAGTGCACAGTAGCACACAATTATGCGCACAATTATTCTTCCGTAATACTCGAATACTAGAATTTTCCGTAATACTCGGATAATCATCGAGTATAATAACTATGTTTTTGTCGAAAATTTTTTACTAAACCCAGAAAAACGTGATTCTATTAGAGATAAATATGAAGCTTATTTTTTAAAGACAGATTTCATATTTAAATATGCTGTATTGAAAAGAAATTAACAGGGAAAGTGAAATATCTACGAATGAAGTTAACAGGGCCAAATATCAATGTTTATTGCAAGTAAATAGTGGTGAACATTAACAGTAGCTCACAAAGAGATGCGCACTAATATGCATCGCGCGCTATTACCCACCTCTCCCCTAATAAAGCATGTTCAATGTATTTTTTTGTATCAGTTTGTTAGGATAGATGGCTTTTACTTGTATATCTATTAATTTGTTTTCTCTCTGAAACTGTATCTCTATTTATTGTCCCTCCAAATTATATCTAAAGCACGTCTTTCTCAAAACCGaactgaattgaaagacacgttatcaaaggcaccttcaatatctaggaaaactcccaagcaagattgcttttgtgagaaagctttttcaatgttgtacacaacatcatgtaacagggttgtagtggactttccacgctggtaagcatgttgcattccatgtagcggttgcacgcccagactaacattcctgatatagtgatcgactatgcgttccactgttttaagaagaaatgagctaagacttgttcttgaaccaaagctatagaagctttaccttcttgaagaagtctggatagattcatagttgctgtacgtttatgctgaagattgatttgtgccactctaaccattataaattagagtaacgaacattccacctccagcaccaaccgtacaacaactacaagaaaccaaatatattggcttataatcgcctatagcgaaccatgtaaggattttttgaaatgttattatcatttaaatcccacgagttgcgaagaaagaagtcgtccactgtgccagagcttcgcttaacacagtaagggaacaccccaagatattccgttcacgactgcattgtttaacctcctgcagccattcagccatcggcacggaaatacaccttggcttaggagttcctatttttgtggccttttacgacatggaacaggaaaccagtggatcaattcttggtaaaaaaataattccgccggatgccacacggcttacctgtttggtggacttataccaccggtacaggtggaccgtagcgttattcttagccagttgggaaaccgctaccgacactacacggctatctaggctgctcagagagggacgtttacattgatggtcaacttccatggatggccgagcagccgacaaATTATATCTAAAGCACGTCTTTCTCAAAACCGAACCGTTTTGAGATACTATCATAATTTGATAATCTCATTATTAAATTGGAGGACACTTGAGAGACAtagaaaataaaagaaattgagattattcaaaaactacccaattttgagtgattttcatTCAATTGCGATCCTTAGAGTAACATCttcttagttgaaataactaaattcCAAGAGGCCCATTTAAACATACACTAAGAGGTAAGCTATATTTAATAATTGAGTTTCATTGACATAACAAAAAGTTATAGATGTAATGCGATTTACGTAAGTTTAGTTTATTGAAATcaacccatacacaacctgacaTAAATGAGCCtgtgttccactgaattcagaacggcgctagtgtacctaaacaatacgggtgcaatgaattacgaaacaaaaagtctacaagagaaaccagtacttcattacgttatttaTGGTTACTGTGTATGGCTCCAGCAATATATTCAAAAGgagcgtaattttcatattgtgactcacgcaagaactcatgaatgaaatgcaaataatgcgttttttttctaaaagcgCTGCATAGCAACAAACTCATCCATAACACCCATCATAAATCTACAAACATgcgtattttataatttttctatCTTTTAATTCACTCTGCCCAACGCTTTCTCTTTGTTCTGAAAAGATAACTAGTAATAGTAATTGATAGAGTtagaaatgaagtgtttttAGAAATGTGGTGTGTGACTAAAGAGTATTTAGTTGTATCAATGAACACGCAAAGAATTagtagcaaagacatcatattaacaagatatccagctctcacatttcccgaacaaataacatccttttttgcgagcatttcgccctcaggtgagtccgcatcgaatctcatacatagaagtaggggagagaaatgtcgaattcgtacgcgccaaaatagcagggctgcgcacccatacaattgacatgacatgttgaatgagacgccttgagttgctgaactgaagattgagatcgcttcaagctgacagggtctgctagtAGCCATGTGTAGGAGTATTTGTTATCATTGGATGAACTTCTAACGATTCGGATAAAGATAAGGGAACCATAGATTgaatattggtttgcaaattagtagtattgttattcaagattcagtagaataaattacttcacgttaattgttcattgaaatgtgatgaactacttttaaaccttcttttgataaaaagagaaaaattatacttatactaaaccatagtgacttatcatcataattattttattaatgtcAAGAAATactagcaaaatttattttatttatttaaatataaaaaattaaaccgcagattgtcgaaaaacagatacgttatttccaaatgttatttcatttacgacgccattgtggaatgtgttagtgtaaaagtcaGGCGACTTACGCTATTTCACTatacaccagagatgccagatattttcatagaaaatctgtattgattcgtataaaatatctgtatttatctgtattcgctaataaaatgaaatttctacaatacaattatgttaaaaggtgttattccaatagattatggttatagagtggtagattaaatttcaatcttatattatattcatcgacgaaattttatagttttttcctatcaacaataattgaattatggtgccatatacttgtctaatttgaaaatgttttctcataagttgagatggatttccaaaacccaatatgcaacgtcaagtcaggtaatacaactgtcagtctggcaataatgtttaatgatgccaagacttgtctaacttttaagttcagtttagttacaaattttaatataaatggatttcagtgttcttcattaaatatctgcacaaaaaatatatattttgaaaagtgatttgtacattgattcctaaacgtctatctcgtcattgcaatcaaatactaatagatagtttatttttttccttaatacttttggtgaaatctgtataaatctgtattaaatttaagaaatctgtaagaaatctttactctgtattaaatctgtatgcgcatgtaaaaatctgtataatacagataaatctgtataaatggcatctttgCTATACACTCCAGCTAAAggcacgacgtaaaatacactggtggcgtaataagacagttttggttgtgttggtaattttctcacgaaattaagtatggcgcgccgggattcaagcatgtaaacataaacaaacgaccagttcagatcgggatttcacttctaagttactccagttgtcgcgcagcctggcgaatctttggcactaattgaaaatctggacattttttcttcaagggcttgcaaggtaacgtcgaaatatagaaaattttacacacatccgattctgttcatttcgttggaggaaggatttggcagatcgcactgtggtatctattacagttatcatggataatggagtgattgtgctgtgatgcagatgatgaaaacgattgaaacatcccggaacaaaacaccgcatttcactgtcaatattttcgcaaacagaaccaactctgaatattttcataaaagcaactcccggaacgtcatttgtttatgttttttcttcttcacgtctctctgttattccaaaataaaatgacaaccgcactaacacatagaaaaacgtgatcaccagggtattttacatcgtgagcTAGAGGAAtgaatgatgctgactaaggtggACCTTATtgttgaaaatcagcacgaaaacgtgaaaTAACGTGGATAAAAATAAAACGAATTGAccattctcggttgattttccagaaggccgtaacagcaagtgacagtttctctttgttcattctctctttcgattattgtgatgtgatctaaatagattttcttggatttcacagttctgtttggaagtcgaacgtttcgagcatcattctatgcaaagagttaggtgataaacgtgtaaaccgcttggtaattaaaagaagagaaagtaaactaagagaaactgtcacttgctgttacggccttctggaaaatcaaccgagaattcagTCTGCATCATTCCACTCAATTCTGACAGATTTTCGAATCAACTGGTTGTAGGCGAAAgttattcggaatcggttgttgcactggagttggaatttattcggaattcattatggtTTCctcatggaattccgaatgtaaatttctcgccgattcggaattgattcggtattcattcggatctgataatgtggggtgGAACAGGTTCCAAGATAAGCATATTTTGATCAGAGTAGAGGacgtaaacatttcaaaagggcctaaaaacaattgacagattctctttgtttactttctctttcgactatatctgcgttattatgcaATTGTTCGTTACATATCTGATACTGTAACAAAGCTGGAAATATTTACTTTCATTCTGCATGAATATTTTGTAGGttaacgtgaaaattaaggagttaTTAACAGaacagaaagtaaacaaagagaacctCTCATTCGTGTATGTGacattatgaaatgttcacatcAAACTGTCAATGAGGAGAGTAAGAAAAGCTATCCATTCACTTTCATTGaatctctcaacgggtgagcacgttgtatTGTGCTCGACGTAGCCAGAGAGATTTTCGCATGAAGTCTATTGAAAagtaagtccattggactataaatgaaaattaactggcaatataaccTAAGTCGCTGTACCATCAATCGACGTCATCTTAAGTgcggtgacgccaaccagacgGAAGAAGAAGATGAAGAAGAAAGCTCTCCATTCGGAAGAAACATATTCTTAGTAAGAGTCGGAAGAAACATATTCTTAGTGAGAATTCAATTAATATTACACACGCCACTATACGAAGTATAACAGATGTAAAAATACAGATACGTGTTTCGGATGTTAATTACATTCTTCTTCAGAGATACTGTTACTAAGTCTGTTGCCAGATTTTTAAACAGTATCACTGAAGAAGAATGTAATTAACATGCGAAATGCGTATCTGTTTTATTACGTCTTCTGTACGTAATTATGCAGATTACTCGACttccaatcaacgaattgtgataaactcGAGTATATTCGTTTCGGTTCTCGAGAAAGTTCACGCAGAATTTGTTCTGTATTTTCAAGTTCTCTAAAGTttcgcgtgtacttttaagcagcaaggaATGGTCTAATTGTAAAACTTCGGGTTGCTTGGGATATCTACTGAAtagtaagttatatttacttaACGTTTGAGTCGTACTGACTCAATTTCAAATTGGACCCAAATTACTTAATTTCAGCTTATTGATCGACACTGTTGAGTGGTTGCTGTTTATGTTTtgagtggttttgctctttatgTTTGGAAAGAGCGAACGAAAGAAAAGGGGGGGTATgctttccgtgcatacgcgctaccatttcgccaccctgaacCTTGTAATAGACACAActctaaaacacggttaggcatgatagaacgtgcatcgaacatggtctacatcctggccatcACTCGCATacttccaaacatcttctctgttcatcaaacactagtcttttcgctttatacctattttcaGCACAAGCACTGAGtatgagagtgtatttataatcgcttgtcaccttctctactggtgtcagTCACTGGCTGGGCATCGTCAGCTACAGACCCtgtgaaggttgtattgatagtctgccctttcctaccagaagcagaatgTTACGGGAAATCAAACTGCAAaaataactcgtactttaagtaaatttaagaacatttttgatttcagataattctacgccgagttaACGTTTTCATCGCGCAACTtgattctcaaaagaggttatggggaatgctctgttaccgctatatttttcaatattaatatacggaaatttaactagatattctttaaatgatgctttataatgtaaaaagaataaatttgcttaagctgtttctccgtaaaaatttacaaaaaaagtgttttttgattcaaacTATCCCTTACTTCCTCCTCAACTAGAGCAACAGCTGAATGAAAATGGAGTAAGCCTTCGTGAAAAACTGACAGCATGTTTGATTGGCAAATTTAAAAAGATTAGCTAGACTCAGGAAACCAACTAATATTTTTTACCAAAAAGCTGATTTTGGCATTATTTCTACAGGAATTTTTGTAACGATTTCCTCTCAATTCACGTGTGTTGACTTTTTGAGAATTAAGGTTGTTATTTCTAAGACAATACAACACAATTTTCACAGACAGCCATTAATTCATCATCATTAAAATCAGAGCTCAGTTAGCACCTGGTTACCGTGCTGTAAACGTTGAAGGAATAATTACACGTCTTCATTTGCTTACCCCGATCGATCCGGCAAATCTTTCAATAAGTATTAACGATTcaattttgctcactaaacctaCATAAATAATAGCACCGGGCGATGTGGAATTATACAGCAATTTGAACTTCGTTTAGTGGGCTGCAAAGTTTGCAATTAAATGTTCATTTTCTTGGGTCGGAAGTGTTCCTGGATTCGAAAAAGCAGCACAGGAAGGAAAATATCTATCCCACATCAATGTGTTTATAAATCGATCATTATTGCGCGAGGCGTGCGAACGGAAGACGATCGAATCGAATgtctgcttgtttacatttgtaATCCGGGCCTGTTGTGACTGGGGTGGAGACGGTTGCCTTCCGTGTGGGTTCGACACATAAATGTCCTTTCTCAATGAGCTACATATTGACACACCGACTGGGCTTCGAGACCAAACAAAGTACCGCTCGGTGTGTGACCTGGTCGGGTTCGTAGGAGGACACCGTAAACGACTacggtgtttgtttgatgaggtGCATGCGTGCAGTTGGAAAGTCCATTGCTGGAATTGGGGTCAGTGTATCATTGATGGGACATACTTGATTTTTGCTTGTTATAATGAAAGTGGAGTCTGTTGAATGGAAATTTTATTCTATGCTAACTTCACTATCGCAACACTACCCCTAAATAAAGTAATTTTCTCTTTAGCTTCAGTCGAGCTCATAAAGACTCGTTGCAAATGACTCGGGCGAGTTGTCGGACGGtgtaaataaatattgattattATGCAAATTAATTGCTCTACAGATATCTAGACTGAGGTGGTGAATTAGTGCATATTGAAAAGTGGTatttcaacgttgttcatcgcTTTTCGGCTCTTTGAAGTGAAGATAGGTACCAATTGTCGTTTTGAACGAGATTGGGTGACATGCTGTTGGAAACAAAGTAGGATTTTATTGAAACGATTCGCAATAGAAATGAACATGAGAGTCGCACCCATATTTAGGGCAGCGAACGACTTAGAAAGCTATTTGGGATATCCAAGTAA comes from Malaya genurostris strain Urasoe2022 chromosome 3, Malgen_1.1, whole genome shotgun sequence and encodes:
- the LOC131434936 gene encoding uncharacterized protein LOC131434936, whose protein sequence is MACFRVLCFPISRAMFVFVVLLCLSEVRSAAAPHVRDPSYSSTRRHSSEQHSANFSRNLQHGINHGRASRSSRHYNNAGATGRTGNDLVPIGGTKAVDRYGSSKTQYMYEHIQSGSISLPKGGRAFLEPDQNRTLAYTAKLDTTVYRQKPPLHNRNRNQRQRHTDSWSANRRSHDSSVKSTVVNGLCIKCPAEKTAIARKGLDGVLIEPPMLTTCRNQPISRDLYELETLFGTKFNFILPHSNGAGPFSFLAKVINKRTGKSILTCELRYKVIVKQCGRYHPKNKDLKMACDLGHIWGSKCTFHCRNDGFLSKQNAYVECTEDQTWEGDEPYCVYNDVSDDYAYDSDTASRSDCTYLIPPNNGRFACELKPSTETSNDLYVPNGTMCRIRCNDHYDIPAHLRAASVFGCHEGRWNSTMKPFCHKVGSGIHPKRRYG